A genomic window from Hominilimicola fabiformis includes:
- a CDS encoding protein kinase domain-containing protein produces the protein MDINYYKKYEPIDGKWLITKKLGNGAFGTVFEIARKNIPDIKSALKIISIPQSSEELQRLKEENYDIDNKSITSFYSGLVDDCIKEFQLMSKLRGNSNIVSYEDHNVIEKQDGEFGWDIFIRMELLIPIVQYFTDNAPTQQDIIKLGIDICKALEVCGKYNIIHRDIKPSNIFVSDIGEFKLGDFGVARVLDKTNIGLSRKGTYTYMAPEIYRGEEYDSSVDIYSLGIVMYKFLNNNLEPFRKERTYQDLENALKERMSNAGIPKPINCDEKLARIILKACAYDLKDRYSSPKQMREELENLLYTSEENDYDSYDETVGLFDFGIKKESVQQSEEKIINKTEKTQNIIDIYKEFWTGYFDFKGCISRINYWKIVLINFIILNIVNILSDILPVLNILLFIMCLAILIPNIALTTRRLHDVGKSGHWQWLYLTLFGSIAVFVFLCQKSQMNNKYRNKGAE, from the coding sequence ATGGACATAAATTATTACAAAAAATATGAACCGATAGACGGAAAATGGTTAATAACAAAGAAATTAGGCAACGGTGCATTTGGCACTGTTTTTGAGATTGCCCGAAAGAACATACCTGATATTAAATCAGCACTCAAAATAATATCAATTCCTCAATCATCGGAGGAATTACAAAGATTAAAAGAAGAGAATTACGATATAGATAATAAAAGCATTACTTCGTTTTATAGTGGGTTAGTTGATGATTGTATAAAGGAATTTCAATTAATGTCTAAACTTCGTGGAAACAGTAATATTGTAAGTTATGAAGATCATAATGTGATTGAAAAGCAAGACGGTGAATTTGGTTGGGATATTTTTATCCGAATGGAATTACTTATACCGATAGTACAATATTTTACTGATAATGCACCGACACAGCAAGATATTATAAAGCTCGGGATAGACATATGTAAGGCATTGGAGGTTTGCGGTAAATATAACATTATACATCGTGATATAAAGCCAAGTAATATTTTTGTTTCGGATATAGGTGAATTTAAACTCGGTGATTTTGGTGTTGCGAGAGTGTTGGATAAAACCAATATCGGACTGTCAAGAAAAGGAACATATACATATATGGCACCTGAGATATACAGAGGTGAAGAATATGATTCGAGTGTGGATATATATTCTTTGGGAATTGTGATGTATAAATTTTTAAATAACAATCTTGAACCGTTCAGGAAAGAAAGAACATATCAGGACTTAGAAAATGCACTGAAAGAACGAATGAGTAATGCTGGTATTCCAAAGCCGATAAATTGTGATGAAAAATTGGCAAGAATAATATTAAAGGCGTGTGCTTATGATTTAAAAGACAGATACAGCAGTCCGAAACAAATGCGAGAAGAATTGGAAAATCTTCTGTATACATCTGAAGAAAATGATTATGATAGTTATGATGAAACAGTAGGGTTATTTGATTTTGGTATTAAAAAGGAAAGTGTACAACAATCGGAAGAAAAAATCATAAATAAAACAGAAAAAACACAAAATATCATAGATATATATAAGGAATTTTGGACAGGATATTTTGATTTTAAGGGTTGTATAAGTAGAATAAATTATTGGAAGATCGTATTGATTAACTTTATAATCTTAAATATTGTAAATATACTATCAGATATATTACCTGTTTTAAATATACTATTATTTATAATGTGTTTGGCTATATTAATTCCCAATATTGCACTTACCACGCGCAGACTGCATGATGTCGGAAAAAGCGGTCATTGGCAATGGTTGTATTTAACACTCTTTGGCAGTATAGCAGTTTTTGTATTTTTATGTCAGAAATCACAAATGAATAATAAATATAGAAACAAAGGAGCGGAATAA
- a CDS encoding S8 family serine peptidase, giving the protein MEVNYYKRYEPIDGKWYIKELLGEGSYGKVFRIEREDISGKYISVLKIISVPNSKTEVDSLKESLGDEQSVSDYYGEITKKLMQEFQLMSSLKGNSNIVSYEDHDIKQHEDGIGYDILIRMEFSHGVTVVAAAGNDNVDISKKFFSPACINGVVTVAAVADNNQKAKFSNYGNGIIDIAATGVKIGGAARGGSTVTMNGTSMASPHIAGVLALIRSANPNYSSTDAINAMKSSASNLGSSAYYGAGIPNLENLVSKTPVENNITVNTLEAKKISQTNATVYGKISYLGTRPSEVGIYFGNDSNNLNKVASDKINHNKNPFDMWYDLNSEAGQYLSAGRTYYYQCYAIQNGKEVRGSISSFTTESDNSGLSISTGGADSVTSNNATVRGTAAYSGTRPSEVGLYFGTSPNNMNKVARDTISHNKNPFDIWYDLNSEAGQYLNAGTTYYYKVYGIQNGNETCGDVKSFTTASNATERTYTAYVFNTDGSLAINSRPSKDYPIGAIPEGASCTVYPDRMSGNWCWVEYNGISGYSYKDYIILQ; this is encoded by the coding sequence ATGGAAGTAAATTATTATAAAAGGTATGAGCCGATAGATGGAAAGTGGTACATAAAAGAATTGTTAGGCGAGGGTAGCTACGGAAAGGTATTTCGCATCGAACGAGAGGACATAAGCGGTAAATATATCTCCGTATTAAAAATAATAAGTGTACCGAATTCTAAAACAGAAGTGGATTCATTGAAAGAAAGCTTGGGTGATGAGCAAAGCGTGTCAGATTATTATGGTGAAATAACCAAGAAATTAATGCAGGAATTTCAGCTTATGTCATCATTAAAAGGAAATAGCAATATAGTTTCGTATGAAGACCACGATATAAAACAGCACGAAGACGGAATCGGATACGACATTTTGATTAGAATGGAATTTTCACACGGTGTAACAGTGGTAGCAGCTGCAGGAAATGATAATGTTGATATATCAAAGAAATTCTTTTCACCGGCTTGTATAAATGGAGTAGTAACTGTTGCCGCGGTAGCAGACAATAATCAAAAAGCAAAATTTAGTAATTATGGAAACGGAATAATTGATATTGCGGCAACGGGAGTTAAAATAGGTGGTGCGGCAAGAGGTGGTAGTACTGTTACGATGAACGGAACATCAATGGCGTCACCACATATTGCAGGCGTGTTGGCGCTTATCAGAAGTGCTAATCCAAATTATTCATCAACAGATGCTATAAATGCGATGAAATCTTCAGCAAGCAATCTCGGTAGTAGTGCATATTACGGTGCAGGAATACCGAATTTAGAAAATTTGGTTTCAAAGACACCTGTTGAAAATAATATAACAGTAAATACACTTGAGGCAAAAAAGATTTCACAAACAAATGCAACTGTATACGGAAAAATTTCATATTTAGGTACACGCCCAAGTGAAGTCGGAATTTATTTTGGCAATGATTCAAACAATTTGAATAAAGTAGCAAGTGATAAGATAAACCACAATAAAAATCCGTTTGATATGTGGTATGATTTGAATAGTGAGGCAGGACAATATCTATCAGCGGGTAGAACTTATTATTATCAGTGTTATGCAATACAGAACGGAAAAGAAGTCAGAGGTTCAATTAGCTCATTTACAACAGAATCAGATAATTCCGGTTTGTCAATATCAACAGGCGGGGCGGATTCGGTTACATCAAATAATGCAACCGTCAGAGGTACAGCGGCATATTCGGGTACACGTCCGAGTGAAGTCGGATTATATTTCGGAACATCGCCGAATAATATGAACAAGGTTGCAAGAGATACTATCAGCCACAACAAAAATCCGTTTGATATATGGTATGACTTAAACAGTGAGGCGGGACAATATTTGAACGCCGGAACTACATATTATTACAAAGTATACGGAATACAAAACGGTAATGAAACGTGTGGAGATGTAAAATCATTTACAACCGCAAGCAACGCAACAGAAAGAACATATACGGCATATGTATTCAATACAGACGGTTCACTTGCAATTAACAGCAGACCAAGTAAAGATTATCCTATAGGAGCAATTCCTGAAGGTGCAAGTTGTACAGTGTATCCGGACAGAATGTCCGGAAATTGGTGTTGGGTAGAGTATAACGGAATCAGCGGATATTCGTATAAAGACTATATTATATTACAATAA
- a CDS encoding S-layer homology domain-containing protein → MKRRISIILIAMIGLIISSNLSVMAYELPHAFWGLDAGYSNATSSKNYDETINYGVQIINLISSEPKNEQTINILGSRTYDVAFAYFMNGDYTNAAKYFEMYIPYGKQLGWTDGVIIAENCVKQFTNTFDVYQATEQSQKVYGAKNEPNGVLYGQVADQAKSNESMTLLYLEYGDESTFGWTRAMLDKAETQNKAVEIALNFPQEGTTARNINSSDSFLSNLRSMLSSYKNVPIYLRIGAEFNVWGDKCTPDEFVSAFKAVANSVSGLSNVATVWSMAHTSSWKTNDWPYTADDFYPGDEYVDWVGVNCYASKYFQGRVWQGESRYNEVYFKTGYSSDPVVMIKDAVEKYGGRKPIMISECGSAYRTNGDINETDSEWAAKYLKQIYTFIPMVYPQVKLIAYFNAKMNYEVNYYNLDGDSELQNAYNDVTESPWFIQNNNTNSAGQFLKKAGSTITMNGDTTLYAYPHIYGSDWVNVEYYLDGELVKSTNEIAYTVQLSDIKGTHDLRVVANGNNGVSMTREYQLVSYAPAEKAEDFSDTSYLNNGQKNAVNYTISNDIMTGYENNTFRPDATITRAEFAAVICRMMGYNVGENSTFTDTKYHWSSKYVNACVKADIIHGIGDNKFAPDNHITVEQAVKILTSAYGYANSKTQYPDGFMSAAQKYNLFDNVTSSRLGTDVKRIDVAVMLYNAAKN, encoded by the coding sequence TTGAAAAGAAGAATAAGCATAATATTAATTGCGATGATAGGTCTGATAATCTCAAGTAATTTAAGCGTAATGGCATATGAATTGCCGCACGCATTTTGGGGCTTGGACGCTGGTTATTCAAATGCAACAAGCAGCAAAAATTATGATGAAACGATAAATTACGGAGTACAAATTATCAATTTAATATCATCAGAGCCAAAGAATGAGCAGACAATAAATATTTTAGGCTCAAGAACATATGATGTTGCATTTGCCTATTTTATGAACGGTGATTATACAAATGCGGCGAAGTATTTTGAAATGTATATTCCATACGGTAAGCAATTAGGGTGGACTGACGGCGTAATTATTGCAGAAAATTGCGTTAAGCAATTTACAAATACATTTGACGTATATCAAGCTACGGAACAATCGCAAAAGGTGTATGGTGCGAAAAATGAGCCGAACGGTGTTTTATACGGACAAGTGGCAGATCAGGCAAAAAGTAATGAATCAATGACATTGCTGTATTTGGAATACGGTGATGAAAGTACATTCGGTTGGACGCGTGCGATGCTTGATAAAGCAGAAACACAAAACAAAGCGGTAGAAATTGCTCTAAACTTTCCACAGGAAGGCACAACGGCAAGAAATATAAACAGTTCGGATTCTTTTTTATCGAATTTACGCTCTATGCTGTCAAGTTACAAAAACGTGCCGATTTATTTGAGAATAGGTGCTGAATTTAATGTTTGGGGTGATAAATGTACACCCGATGAATTTGTATCTGCATTCAAAGCTGTTGCAAACAGTGTGAGCGGATTGTCTAACGTTGCTACTGTTTGGAGTATGGCGCACACATCTTCATGGAAAACAAACGATTGGCCTTATACGGCTGATGACTTCTATCCCGGTGACGAATATGTTGATTGGGTAGGCGTGAATTGTTATGCAAGTAAGTATTTCCAAGGCAGAGTATGGCAGGGAGAAAGCAGGTATAATGAAGTTTACTTTAAAACAGGATACAGTTCCGATCCTGTTGTGATGATAAAGGATGCTGTTGAAAAATACGGCGGTCGAAAACCTATAATGATTTCTGAATGTGGAAGTGCATACAGAACTAACGGTGATATAAATGAGACCGACAGTGAATGGGCGGCAAAATATTTAAAACAAATATATACATTCATTCCTATGGTATATCCTCAAGTAAAGCTTATAGCGTATTTTAACGCTAAAATGAATTATGAGGTGAATTACTATAATCTCGACGGAGACAGCGAACTTCAAAACGCATATAATGATGTAACAGAGTCACCGTGGTTTATACAAAATAATAATACAAACAGCGCCGGACAATTCTTAAAAAAGGCGGGCAGTACAATAACGATGAACGGAGATACAACACTGTACGCATATCCGCATATATACGGATCGGATTGGGTAAATGTTGAATATTATCTTGACGGTGAACTCGTTAAATCAACAAACGAAATAGCTTATACCGTACAACTAAGCGACATAAAGGGGACGCATGATTTAAGAGTGGTTGCAAACGGAAATAATGGGGTTTCTATGACTCGTGAATATCAGCTTGTCAGCTATGCACCGGCAGAAAAAGCAGAGGATTTTTCTGATACATCTTATCTTAATAACGGTCAGAAAAATGCAGTAAATTACACTATAAGCAATGATATTATGACAGGCTATGAAAATAATACATTCAGACCTGACGCAACCATAACCAGAGCAGAATTTGCTGCGGTTATATGCAGAATGATGGGGTATAATGTTGGTGAGAATAGCACATTTACAGATACAAAATATCATTGGAGCAGTAAATATGTAAATGCGTGCGTAAAAGCAGATATAATACATGGTATCGGTGATAATAAATTTGCACCGGATAATCATATTACCGTGGAACAGGCGGTTAAAATATTGACAAGTGCATACGGATATGCAAACAGTAAAACTCAATATCCCGACGGCTTTATGTCCGCTGCTCAAAAGTATAATTTGTTTGATAATGTAACATCAAGCAGATTAGGCACAGATGTTAAACGCATTGATGTTGCAGTTATGCTTTATAACGCGGCTAAAAATTAA
- a CDS encoding protein phosphatase 2C domain-containing protein has product MKIRYKYSLISDVGNLRKNNEDNFFVFGEENRNPKNNIYSCNGEFVNEKAFFCVCDGMGGHSAGEVASYIATHQVQKNYNSITDKIKFEKDVSNVMKSFISSINDSIYNTTEEKPELKSMGTTLTGIYFLKDGAYAINIGDSRVYELENEKLQQLTIDHTDADNKHALTRFLGMSYQYGNVYPDVSAKKINLGLKKRFLLCSDGLTDMVDDSMIRDILIEEKNNINAANKLVETAKKNGGRDNITVLIVDAEPVNKFNAVLKNKLTICIIIAAVLVGAGLGCFNVYRSQTSGISLNDLSNDIKNAKDLSEACEKMNQYIDNAINNAKSYDDYTNTVDESDNNVAGKNKEFKDAIQALNVSIEDVKKKYDDIVNNSESDEQTKKNDITNLINSNDIQKNIDLCEGKKAELNNALDDWHKRNEEANRHSQSQSQSNNGNKGDSQAPVKNSTTSSGSSSSNSSGSVKQSTSGSRSNGSTSNNNTSTHKNNTSSENGASSDIGTSVSESEDTSGDSQTEQSIGKSSYDGLGGE; this is encoded by the coding sequence ATGAAAATAAGATATAAATACTCATTAATTTCAGATGTCGGAAATTTAAGGAAAAATAATGAGGATAACTTTTTTGTATTTGGTGAAGAAAATCGAAATCCAAAGAATAACATATATTCATGTAATGGTGAATTTGTGAATGAAAAAGCGTTTTTTTGCGTATGTGACGGTATGGGTGGACACAGTGCCGGTGAAGTTGCATCATATATAGCAACTCATCAAGTGCAAAAAAATTATAACTCAATAACAGATAAAATAAAATTCGAAAAAGATGTATCCAATGTTATGAAGTCGTTTATATCTTCGATCAATGATAGCATTTATAATACTACAGAAGAAAAACCGGAGCTTAAATCTATGGGAACTACTTTGACGGGAATATATTTTCTTAAAGATGGTGCATATGCGATAAATATAGGTGACAGTCGAGTATATGAATTAGAAAATGAAAAGTTACAGCAACTTACCATAGATCATACCGACGCTGATAATAAACACGCATTAACACGATTTTTGGGTATGTCATATCAATACGGAAATGTCTATCCGGATGTATCAGCCAAAAAAATAAATTTAGGATTAAAGAAAAGATTTTTATTGTGTTCAGACGGATTAACCGATATGGTAGATGATTCGATGATAAGGGACATTCTGATAGAAGAAAAAAATAATATAAATGCGGCGAATAAACTTGTTGAAACTGCAAAGAAAAACGGTGGCCGTGATAACATTACGGTTTTGATTGTTGATGCAGAACCTGTTAATAAATTTAATGCTGTATTAAAGAATAAGTTGACTATTTGTATAATAATTGCAGCGGTATTAGTTGGTGCAGGTTTGGGTTGCTTTAACGTATACAGAAGTCAAACATCCGGAATATCGCTAAACGATTTAAGCAATGATATAAAAAATGCAAAAGATTTGTCTGAAGCATGTGAAAAGATGAATCAGTATATTGACAATGCAATTAATAATGCCAAAAGTTATGATGATTATACAAATACCGTTGATGAATCTGATAATAATGTAGCAGGAAAAAATAAAGAATTCAAAGACGCTATTCAAGCTCTTAATGTTTCAATAGAAGATGTAAAGAAAAAGTATGATGATATTGTCAACAACAGTGAAAGCGATGAGCAGACTAAGAAGAATGATATAACAAATTTAATAAACAGTAATGATATTCAGAAAAATATAGATTTATGCGAAGGAAAGAAAGCAGAGCTGAATAATGCATTAGATGATTGGCATAAACGCAATGAAGAAGCAAATCGACATAGCCAAAGTCAAAGTCAAAGTAATAACGGTAATAAAGGCGACAGTCAAGCACCTGTTAAAAATTCAACAACATCATCAGGATCATCAAGTTCTAATTCAAGTGGATCGGTTAAGCAAAGTACTTCCGGCAGCCGCTCAAACGGTTCAACTTCAAATAATAATACATCAACTCACAAAAATAATACGTCGAGCGAAAACGGTGCGTCAAGTGACATTGGCACATCTGTAAGTGAAAGTGAAGATACTTCCGGCGATAGTCAAACAGAACAAAGTATTGGAAAGTCTTCATATGACGGACTAGGTGGCGAATAA